ACCACATCTCCCTCATTCCATGCACTCTATGCACAATGACACAACGTTTTGCAAAGTCATGTAATAAATAATTAAGAGTGACTATTAATAAATGGAAAAAGAAAAGGACTAATAGGATTTTTACTTTTCGACGGTTAGTTGTCCTTAACCATTTATACGACTGGTTGATTTGGTAGCAATAGCCAATCCCTTGGTAAAGGCTTGAATAACCGCTTCCAGCGTATCTGGCGAAGCTCCTTTAGAAACCCACTGTTGCCCTTCGTTGGAAAGGGTGAGGGTGACCATCACCAGCGAATCTGTATCAGGACTAAGAATATCCACTTCGTGGTTATCAACTTGAAGTGGTAAGATATTATCAGTTTCTGATCGGATGCCGGAAAGGATGGCATCAATAGGTCCCACGCCTTTGGCTTCGGTGATAACTTCCCGATCCTGCAGGGCCAGCTTAACTTTTGCATGCACCAGGCCGTGCTTGCGCATTGTCAATTTATAGTCAAGCACTTCTGCGGGGTATTCGAGATCAATATCTTCATCAAAAACGAGGGACTGCAGTACCTCAATTTCATTGTTAGTCAGCGTCTTTCCTTTCTTATTTATTTTTGAGACGTATTCGTTATACAACCGTTCATGGTCTTCGTCCATCTTGAGGTTGGCCATAAAAGTATCCCGCGATTTGCCCCAGGATTCCTTTTGCATCTCAATAAAACCCGAATTTACGTAATTAATAACCTTGTCGAGGTCAGGTGAAAGTACCGGAGAGCTGAGCGAATGTTTAGCGACTACCTTGGTATCCTTAAAACCGGTGCCGGTCATTACAAACAGGCAATTTTTGTCTCGAAATTTTTCATTGTGTTTTTTAAAGGCTGCCAAGGGAATGGCGCCGGCAGGTTCTACGAATTGTCCTTCTTGCACAGCTAGTTCTTTTAGCGCATCCAGGATTTCGTCCTCCGTCACTGTCATGGCCATGCCGTCAGTATTATCGATGCCATCCAGCACCTTGTAGAAATCCACTGGGTCAGGTACGGCAACTGAGCTAGCCATAGTTTGTACCTGTTCTTTGACGATCTTTTCTTTTTTAAAGATACCCTCAACAACGGGTGAACTTTGCTCAGGCTGGATACCTACAAATTTGGGAATCTTATCGATACTTCCAGCCGCTTTCATTTCTTTGTATCCCTTATAGATAGCGCCAAAGTTGGTTCCACAGCCGATAGGTATAAAAATATAGTCAATATCTTCTCCGCCCTGGTCCATCAATTCATAGGTAAATGATTTTTGTCCCTCTTCGCGGAATACGAAATCACCGGCCAAATAGTAGTTGCCTGATTTTGCAAACTCACGGCACAGTTGTTCACAAGTGCTGAATGATCCTTTGATACGAATGATGTTGGCATCGTAAATAGTTGCCTGGGCCAGTTTGGCCTCAGTCGTTTTTTCGGGTACAAAAACAAAGCAGGGTATATTAAAATAGCAGGCATAAGCTGCTACTGAGGCTGCCATATTTCCTGTAGATGCCAGGCAGATAGCATCAGCATCCAGCTCCATGGCTTTTTGCACTTCAATATAGCTGCCGCGATCTTTAAAACACCCGGTAGGGTGCTCAAATTCGAGCTTTCCGAAAATAGCTGCACCATACTTTTCAGACAGTCGGTCAAGTTCTTTTAGTGAAGTAGGATTGGTCTTTATGGGATCGGGCACTAACTGTTCCAGGGGGTACTGAATGTCCTCAGAGGATTCATCGTAATCTACCCAGAGTACACTGTCGCATTGGGTGCAATAGGTGGTAGTTTCTTCGGCTGAGTTAATGTGCCCATTAGCTACACATTTCAGCTCGTAATTTGTTGTTGCAGTTGCCATAAGTCAGGCTCAGTTTTGTACTATTACTATCAAAAATGATCTAAAATACTGTGTGTAAAATAGCGGATTTCAACCAAGAATTACATTCTTTTTTGGATAGGACGATCAACTATTTTTGAGGGGCAGTAGAGAAATTTCATCGAAATCCATATCGAGCTCGTCAAGTACTGGTTCGGCTACTTCTGATATTTCTTCAGGGCTAAGTTGGTCAAGTCCCGCAATTTCTATGAAAAGTGTATTTTGATGTCCAACTACGTTATACCGCGCTTTTTCAGAATTAAAACATTTGCGCAGGGTGTCGACAAGTATTTCAATATCTTGTTCGTAAGTTTCGTAATCAGCATCTTCGAGTTCAGCCATTTCTATAACTTTTGCAGTTAAATAATTGATATTTCTTTTCCAACAATACGCAATAGCTGGTAGGCAGTCAATGGGGAATGAATGTGTTTTTTAAAAAATAGTCTTTAGGGGGGGCTAGCGTATATTCTCTAAGGTTTTTGAGTGATTACTCATGGGGATGACTTTATTGCCTAATGTTGGATCAATTATGGAAAGGTAAACCCATTCATTTTCTATTAGATTGCCTAGTGTATCCGGATGTTCGGAGATGATTGGGGTTACCCGTGACTGGGGGGCATGAATAAAGACAGAAAGACGGAGGGGAAAATGTTGTAGCTGATAATCATTTTCTCTCAGGGATTCAAGGGGAAGTCCGGATTTTAAATCGCCGCCATTACCTTGCACGACCCCAAAATTGCCGGTAATATTTTGTGTAATCTTAGTCCCGCTTCCGAAGAATTCGTTGTCGACTGAGGCAAAATAATAATGGCTATTAATCCATTGCGTTACAACCATTGGTCCTTGAAGAATGCCTTCCAGTTTTTGTCCATCAGGATCTTTTTGCCAGTTATAGGAATGAAGGAAGCTTCGTGCTTGGAGATCAAGGTTAGATGTTAACGCACGTGGGCCGATGATAAATGAGGCATTGCCGGCTAATCCCCATTCGGGACGCGTTTCAGCCCAATCTGAAGTTCGACGATGAGCTTCAGCCAATGTTTGTGTAGTATTTGCATCAGCAAGATTAAATTGCTCCTTATTGGCAAGGTGTTGAGCATCATCCAGCTTGTCTTTCAATTCCTTGATCTGCGCATACTTATCATCAGGTAGGTGCTGGTCAAAAAATTCAAACCCATTGGATGTGGTGTTGTGTTCAGCCGCTACAAAAAGGGTGTCTTTGGGAATATGGATATCATGTTGTTCGGCCAGTGTCATTCTCACTTTTTGCTCGTTGCAAATATCAGCAAGTATGCGCGCATTATGGCGCCCCTTGCTACCTGCACAGGCTCCACAATCCAAGCTTGATCCGAAGGGATTGTTTGACGTCTCGCTTCCATGCCCGGCAAAAACCACAAGTGGAGCAAAGGTGTCCCATCCCATCAAGTCAAATGCCGCACTAGCAATCTGTGCTTTCTGATCGATTGATAAATGATCGGGATGACCAGAATCAGATGTAGCCTTGGTTGATAATTTTGCTTTACTGAACCCTTCCGGAGAGCCTTTGCGACGCTTTGCCTTTTCTTTAAGGCGATACACTGAGGCGGGAAATAATGTTCGCAAGATCATGCTTAATCCATAGAAAAATCCGGCTGACTCTACATATCCGAATGATGCCGGGATGTTATTTTTTAGCGTGAAGCGAAACTCATTAAAGGCCTTGTGCAAGGTGTTGTAGAAATCAAAATTATCAGCTGCTGCTTGTTGGTCAGCACGTATTTCTTCTCGTGCCTCAAATTTGGCATCTACGATAGGTGGACACGATTTATTACTAATATTTTTTTCGGGATGCTGATATTCCATTGCCACTCCGAAAAATCCCGCATACCCAAACGTTTCGTAGTCACCCACTTGTTCAATTGTCCTGCGTATCCGTTCAGATCGAGTATCGATACAGAACACAAGTTGTGCTTCCGGTCTTTTTCCGTCACGATCATTTTCGGGGATCGACTGGGCGGTCAGCTGTTTGGTAAGTTTTTGCTGATAGGTCAGCTCCATGGCTCGAAGCCATGCCGACTTGATGTTATCTCCTTTGTGAGAGGTGTTGGTTGAGGGAGACTGATGTTCGCGAAAATCTTTTCCAAACTCTGTATAAATTGTTAGTCGCACTGCCAGGTAGTCGATCAGGGTAATAGGGAAAGCCAGCTGCCAGTCATTGCCACTTTCCATGCGATATTTGATGTATCCGGTCCAACCGGGTAGTGTTAGCAAGTGGTGTTTCAATATGGTTTCCAGCTCATTCTTTTCAACGTCTTCCAGTAAATGTTGCAGAGCGTCAAGTGGATCATCGGGCAAGGTATTAATCAGATCACGTCTGGGTAGGGTGTGATCATGCTGGGCGTTCTTCTTCCAGGAATTATAGAATCCTTCATCACGATAAGGCATGGGCCATTCTGTTGATCCCTGATCCAGAAAAACACTCAGCCATTTTATCAGATTGCGATTAACATCATCCAATTTTGTCTGGGCGTTCTCAGGGTTTTCAAATGTGTGCATTTGTTGCAGCGATTTATCAACCGAAAGCGGTATACCTTTTTCTTGTAGCTGTTTTTCAAGGATGTCCTGATCGATATCACCCTGGGTGAAGGCTTGTTCAAATGCATCTGCTGAAGGGTACCCATTGATGTTTAAGTACTTGCGGGTGTCTTCGATAGCTTGCTCAAAAGGCTGGTCTTCCAGGCCAGATAATGGATTTGAAGTGACAAAAGAATACAGGGGCCAATTTTTGATTAAATTATCAGATATTGATCGAACTGTATCTACGATAGCGTCTTTTTTCATGGAAATCAGTTCAGGTTATTTAATGAAGAATCGTATTAGATTTAGGTTGAGACACATTTAACATATATACATACAATCGGCTGGACTTTTTGTAGAGTTTGAGTTCAATCACTATGAATGAAATAAGATATAACACTCCTATAAATATTTGTGCCCAGCTGAGAGGAGTAGCAACTTGAATCATTGGGATTGTAGTAAGTAGAGTATCTATCAGTTCAAACACGACAGCATAGACTAGCAATGCCGGAATGATAATTGCGGGAAGTGTAACGAGTCGCGTTGTTCGAGATAGGCTGCTATGTTTGAGGATGTCACGGCTTCCATGTATCACGGTTAGGACGATAACTAGGTTTAGAAACAAGCCACTGTCGAGATGTAATCCTTTACCGGTGGTAAAGGCAAATATGAGCCCGCCTACAGCTCCGCTGAGCAGCATGACCGGGAGGTGCCATTTATTCCAGCTTTCCTTTTCATTACTGATTACCGGTTTTTGTTCTATGGCGTCTCCTGATGACAGAAAAAGGTAGGCTTTATAGAATCCATGTAGGATTAAGTGCGTAATAGCTGCAGCAAAGAATCCCAGGCCACATTCCAACAACATGAAGCCCATTTGAGCAGTGGTAGAGCAAGCCAGCTTTTGTTTTACATTGGGTTGCATAAATTTGCTAAATTTGCCGATAAGCGCCCCGATACCGCCGGCAATGACAAGTATCCACAGCAGATGACTGCCAAATAGAATGGGGGCGACTCTCGCAAGTAGCACTGCTCCTGCGTTCACAAATCCCGCGTGCATCAGAGCGGAAGCCGGAGTTGGGGCTGTCATTGAAGACATCAGCCAGCGATGAAAAGGGAAAAGGGCCGATTGTATAATGGCAGCAATGATTAATAATATTCCTCCTAGTTTAATTATTGATGGATCAGCGGAAGCACTGGCTTCAACGATGTTGGTAATATGCCAAAATCCCGTTGTGTATCCCAGCCAAATAAAACCGGCTGACAGGAAAAACGCGCTCATCAAGAAGTAATTTCGGGCAGTTCGCTTCGAGCCAACGCTTTCTTCGGTATGCGTGTATTCCCCAATGAGTTTCGCCATCAAAAGACCCATGCAAAGCCAGGCTGTAATAAAGAGGGCAATGTGATTCGAGATAACCATCAGGATAACTGCAAAGGAAAACAGTAGCCCATTCAACATAAATTTGGGTAGATAAGCATATCCTGCTAAATATCTGCCGGAATAGCTTAGCACAATACTGCTGAATAGGGTAACCGCTGTGCTCATGACCAGACTTAACTGATCAACCATAATTAAACTATTAGCAGTCCAATGTATGGGATGAAAATATGAGATTCCAAGAAGTATAAAGAACAAGGTGAATAAGAACCACGACAGCCGAACAATGGTTTTTGTGAAGGTGCGATTTTTAGTTCTGAGACTTTCAGATGTTGATTTAGAGATCATTTACGTTACTATTTTCCTGATTAAACTAGAAGTCTTGATTAAATTCTGCTAAACTTATGGAAGCGATTTAATAAGTTTTAATTAATATACTTAATGCTTTGTATAAGCAGAGGTTTATATCGTAATACCTATTCCTAAAACAGGCAGGATTATTGTTTGTCGGATATATTATTTTCCAGCGTAATATTAACCTTGGAATCTATTTGTAGTTGCTGGTCTGTTTTGTCGGCGTGATTAATCAGTTCTAGCACCTCTTCACGCATCTCTTGTAGTTCTTGAATTCTATTTTCAGACTTGGAATCAGCTTGTCCGGATTGTTCAAACGAGCGGAGGTTTTTAAGGTTGTGAAACTTTAATTTGCTTTGAATGAGGGCCATTAATATTTCTCGGGCTTCTTCAGCACTGAATGTACCTTCAACAAGAGAAAGATTTTGATTTAAATCATTGTTTAGGGTCAATGAGGGATTGGATTTGTTACTCATAGTATTGCTATAGTGAGGATTTATTCTGTTGTATTTCATTGGTTCTTTTTAAAATGAGTCAAAAATAATAAGCTTTTTTACATAAGGGATAATTAATATTTTTAATGACTAACATTAACTATTCTTTATGATATGAAATTCACACTTCACCAGCTATATGTATTTGGAATGGTGGCTCGTCACAAGAGTATGACTGAAGCTGCCCAACATTTGCATATGACACAGCCCGCAGTTTCTATTCAAATCAAAAAATTACAAGAAGCCGTAGATATTCCACTGATAGAAGTGGTTGGACGGAAGCTATATTTAACCGAAGCGGGGGAGCGGCTCTATGAAGCATATAAAAACATAGATTTAGAGTTGGAGTCATTTGAGGCTGTAACTTCTCAACTTAAAGGCGGGTTAAAAGGAAGTCTTAACGTATCTTGTGCCTCTACAGCTAAATATTTTTTGCCTTATTTGTTGGGAGAGTTTCAAAAACGGTATC
The sequence above is a segment of the Fodinibius salinus genome. Coding sequences within it:
- the thrC gene encoding threonine synthase, with protein sequence MATATTNYELKCVANGHINSAEETTTYCTQCDSVLWVDYDESSEDIQYPLEQLVPDPIKTNPTSLKELDRLSEKYGAAIFGKLEFEHPTGCFKDRGSYIEVQKAMELDADAICLASTGNMAASVAAYACYFNIPCFVFVPEKTTEAKLAQATIYDANIIRIKGSFSTCEQLCREFAKSGNYYLAGDFVFREEGQKSFTYELMDQGGEDIDYIFIPIGCGTNFGAIYKGYKEMKAAGSIDKIPKFVGIQPEQSSPVVEGIFKKEKIVKEQVQTMASSVAVPDPVDFYKVLDGIDNTDGMAMTVTEDEILDALKELAVQEGQFVEPAGAIPLAAFKKHNEKFRDKNCLFVMTGTGFKDTKVVAKHSLSSPVLSPDLDKVINYVNSGFIEMQKESWGKSRDTFMANLKMDEDHERLYNEYVSKINKKGKTLTNNEIEVLQSLVFDEDIDLEYPAEVLDYKLTMRKHGLVHAKVKLALQDREVITEAKGVGPIDAILSGIRSETDNILPLQVDNHEVDILSPDTDSLVMVTLTLSNEGQQWVSKGASPDTLEAVIQAFTKGLAIATKSTSRING
- a CDS encoding DUF2309 domain-containing protein; the encoded protein is MKKDAIVDTVRSISDNLIKNWPLYSFVTSNPLSGLEDQPFEQAIEDTRKYLNINGYPSADAFEQAFTQGDIDQDILEKQLQEKGIPLSVDKSLQQMHTFENPENAQTKLDDVNRNLIKWLSVFLDQGSTEWPMPYRDEGFYNSWKKNAQHDHTLPRRDLINTLPDDPLDALQHLLEDVEKNELETILKHHLLTLPGWTGYIKYRMESGNDWQLAFPITLIDYLAVRLTIYTEFGKDFREHQSPSTNTSHKGDNIKSAWLRAMELTYQQKLTKQLTAQSIPENDRDGKRPEAQLVFCIDTRSERIRRTIEQVGDYETFGYAGFFGVAMEYQHPEKNISNKSCPPIVDAKFEAREEIRADQQAAADNFDFYNTLHKAFNEFRFTLKNNIPASFGYVESAGFFYGLSMILRTLFPASVYRLKEKAKRRKGSPEGFSKAKLSTKATSDSGHPDHLSIDQKAQIASAAFDLMGWDTFAPLVVFAGHGSETSNNPFGSSLDCGACAGSKGRHNARILADICNEQKVRMTLAEQHDIHIPKDTLFVAAEHNTTSNGFEFFDQHLPDDKYAQIKELKDKLDDAQHLANKEQFNLADANTTQTLAEAHRRTSDWAETRPEWGLAGNASFIIGPRALTSNLDLQARSFLHSYNWQKDPDGQKLEGILQGPMVVTQWINSHYYFASVDNEFFGSGTKITQNITGNFGVVQGNGGDLKSGLPLESLRENDYQLQHFPLRLSVFIHAPQSRVTPIISEHPDTLGNLIENEWVYLSIIDPTLGNKVIPMSNHSKTLENIR
- a CDS encoding proton-conducting transporter membrane subunit, whose protein sequence is MVDQLSLVMSTAVTLFSSIVLSYSGRYLAGYAYLPKFMLNGLLFSFAVILMVISNHIALFITAWLCMGLLMAKLIGEYTHTEESVGSKRTARNYFLMSAFFLSAGFIWLGYTTGFWHITNIVEASASADPSIIKLGGILLIIAAIIQSALFPFHRWLMSSMTAPTPASALMHAGFVNAGAVLLARVAPILFGSHLLWILVIAGGIGALIGKFSKFMQPNVKQKLACSTTAQMGFMLLECGLGFFAAAITHLILHGFYKAYLFLSSGDAIEQKPVISNEKESWNKWHLPVMLLSGAVGGLIFAFTTGKGLHLDSGLFLNLVIVLTVIHGSRDILKHSSLSRTTRLVTLPAIIIPALLVYAVVFELIDTLLTTIPMIQVATPLSWAQIFIGVLYLISFIVIELKLYKKSSRLYVYMLNVSQPKSNTILH